The sequence GCTCGACTTGAGGAGGTGGAGTGGTATGAAAGCGAAAAATTTCGATGAGCAGTTCGATGCGGGAGAAAATGTCACACAATATTTGGATCTCCAGCAGGCTACTCGTCCTGGCCACGGACAGCGGAGGGTCAACGTCGATTTTCCAGCATGGATGGTTGATTCCTTAGACAAAGAAGCGCGGCGGTTGGGCGTGACGCGGCAGGCCGTAATTAAAGTGTGGATTGCGGAGAAATTAAAAGAGGTTTCGGTCTCCTGAC comes from Nitrospiraceae bacterium and encodes:
- a CDS encoding CopG family transcriptional regulator; amino-acid sequence: MKAKNFDEQFDAGENVTQYLDLQQATRPGHGQRRVNVDFPAWMVDSLDKEARRLGVTRQAVIKVWIAEKLKEVSVS